In one Natronosalvus amylolyticus genomic region, the following are encoded:
- a CDS encoding HalOD1 output domain-containing protein — MGTGEDPIGSAFHTDPSLVIVEHIAQKEGVDVADLCPPEYPPLHTAVDPQALDTLLAGDSDKLLHEQPITVRFQYCGYEITVSNDGELIIEPQ, encoded by the coding sequence ATGGGAACGGGGGAAGATCCTATCGGTTCGGCTTTTCACACAGACCCCAGTCTCGTGATCGTCGAGCATATTGCACAGAAAGAGGGCGTCGACGTTGCTGATCTCTGTCCACCGGAGTACCCGCCGTTGCATACGGCGGTCGATCCACAGGCACTGGATACACTGCTCGCAGGCGACAGCGACAAACTGCTGCACGAGCAACCGATTACCGTTCGATTTCAGTACTGTGGCTACGAGATTACGGTCTCGAATGATGGAGAACTCATCATCGAACCGCAGTAA
- a CDS encoding DMT family transporter: MSDVFRQADLEVTPTVALAFAVFAASTSAILVRWSAAPSSIAALYRVLFTTLLVAPVAFVRYRHEFARLSARDLGLAAIAGIALAIHFAAWFESLNYTSVAASVTLVQTQPLFVAIGAWLVLDERIGRTTVAGLLVAFAGATAMSFGGAGDAPVADATWYGNALAVLGAVTVAGYVLAGRSIRQRVSLFPYVTVVYTACTITLLALVGVQGHEYLAYPPREWLLFLAMAVGPGVFGHTVVNWTLKYLESVVVSVAWLGEPVGSTILAFVLLTEVPDLITVAGGIVVLAGIYWTTIKRASNPDGLE, encoded by the coding sequence GTGAGCGACGTGTTCCGTCAGGCCGACCTCGAGGTTACCCCGACCGTCGCGCTCGCGTTTGCCGTCTTTGCGGCGAGCACCAGCGCGATTTTGGTCCGCTGGAGCGCTGCCCCGAGTTCGATCGCGGCGCTGTATCGCGTGCTGTTTACCACGTTGCTTGTCGCGCCGGTCGCGTTCGTCCGCTACCGCCACGAGTTTGCCAGGCTCTCGGCCCGTGATCTCGGGCTGGCGGCTATCGCCGGTATCGCCCTCGCGATTCACTTCGCGGCGTGGTTCGAAAGTCTGAATTACACGAGCGTCGCCGCGAGCGTAACGCTCGTTCAAACCCAACCGCTGTTCGTCGCTATCGGCGCGTGGCTCGTGCTCGACGAGCGAATCGGCCGAACGACGGTTGCCGGCCTGCTCGTCGCATTTGCCGGCGCAACCGCGATGTCGTTCGGCGGCGCGGGAGACGCACCCGTTGCTGACGCAACGTGGTACGGAAACGCACTCGCCGTCCTCGGGGCGGTTACGGTCGCAGGATACGTGCTCGCGGGCCGGTCGATCCGCCAGCGCGTCTCACTGTTCCCGTACGTTACCGTCGTCTACACGGCCTGTACCATCACGCTGCTCGCACTCGTCGGCGTTCAGGGCCACGAGTATCTGGCCTACCCGCCACGTGAGTGGCTGCTCTTTCTGGCGATGGCGGTCGGCCCCGGGGTGTTCGGTCACACCGTCGTCAACTGGACGCTCAAGTACCTCGAGTCAGTCGTCGTGAGTGTCGCCTGGCTGGGCGAACCCGTCGGCTCGACCATCCTCGCGTTCGTCCTGTTAACCGAGGTTCCGGACCTGATAACGGTCGCTGGCGGCATCGTCGTCCTCGCCGGAATCTACTGGACGACGATCAAACGGGCGAGCAACCCAGACGGCCTCGAGTGA
- a CDS encoding SRPBCC family protein: protein MATYERETRIDAPLDDVWQFHSTSAGLERLTPDWMGLRVESVMGPDGDSDPEILEAGSELSLSIRPFGVGPRQYWTSVITERVEKPGRAYFVDEMVHGPFKTWVHTHSFFADGSETVLRDHVEYELPVGGFTDPLSPFSELGFEGMFRDRHARTREALESTSTLEPPAAPE from the coding sequence ATGGCCACCTACGAGCGTGAGACACGAATCGACGCACCCCTCGACGACGTCTGGCAGTTTCACTCGACATCGGCCGGACTCGAACGACTGACTCCTGATTGGATGGGATTGCGGGTCGAGTCCGTCATGGGGCCGGACGGCGACTCGGACCCGGAGATACTCGAGGCCGGGTCGGAGCTCTCGCTCTCAATCCGTCCGTTCGGCGTTGGCCCGCGCCAGTACTGGACGTCGGTGATCACCGAGCGAGTCGAGAAACCTGGCCGGGCATACTTCGTCGACGAGATGGTGCACGGCCCGTTCAAAACGTGGGTCCACACCCACTCGTTTTTCGCCGACGGCTCGGAGACGGTCCTCAGAGATCACGTCGAATACGAACTCCCAGTAGGTGGGTTCACCGATCCCCTCAGCCCGTTTTCGGAACTCGGTTTCGAGGGCATGTTTCGCGACCGCCACGCCCGGACGCGTGAGGCACTCGAGTCGACCTCCACACTCGAACCACCGGCCGCTCCAGAGTGA
- the lrpA1 gene encoding HTH-type transcriptional regulator LrpA1: MSTRPTEDRILEVLEDDAQASYAEIAARADVSKPTVRKYINQLEEDGVIVGYSADVDPKKLSSQTIALVGIDVASERYVEATRALKALEEVEALYSSSGDHMLMAEVRAADGDELGDIIATHILEIDGVTAAHPSFLQERLK; this comes from the coding sequence ATGAGTACCCGCCCCACCGAAGACCGTATCCTCGAGGTGCTCGAGGACGATGCCCAGGCGTCGTACGCCGAAATCGCTGCACGGGCAGACGTCTCGAAGCCCACGGTTCGGAAATACATCAATCAACTCGAAGAGGACGGCGTCATCGTTGGCTACTCCGCCGACGTTGACCCGAAAAAGCTCTCCAGTCAGACCATCGCCCTGGTCGGCATCGACGTCGCCAGCGAACGCTACGTCGAGGCAACACGGGCCCTGAAAGCGCTCGAGGAAGTGGAGGCACTCTATAGCTCGAGCGGAGACCACATGCTGATGGCCGAAGTACGAGCAGCGGACGGCGACGAACTCGGCGATATTATTGCGACCCATATCCTCGAAATAGACGGCGTCACCGCGGCCCACCCCTCGTTCTTGCAGGAGCGACTCAAGTAG